In a genomic window of Candidatus Moranella endobia PCIT:
- the lpxK gene encoding tetraacyldisaccharide 4'-kinase → MITSIWSGVSPISIVLLPLSWLYGLITAIIRYIYRRGWRTVHHFPLPIVVVGNLTAGGNGKTPLVLWLVTKLQQRGWQVGVIARGYGGRSAHYPLLLDVSSTSEQCGDEPFLIWQRTGVPVAVAPQRTAAAAALLRAQPLDVVITDDGLQHYALGRDIEWVVIDGERRFGNGWLLPAGPMRERAKRLRQVQAVIVNGGDTRSGEVPMRLEAGAAVHLLSGEHRAITGLTPMVAMAGIGNPARFFATLRARGVIPAREFAFSDHQAYRQHMLEKLATPDEYLLMTEKDAVKCYSFARDNWWYLPVYALLPADAEQFLLMQVEQSIRHYQSEAEGGK, encoded by the coding sequence ATGATTACCAGCATTTGGTCCGGTGTATCGCCGATTTCTATTGTATTATTACCATTGTCCTGGCTGTATGGGCTGATAACAGCGATTATTCGCTACATTTATCGACGCGGTTGGCGTACAGTTCATCATTTTCCGTTGCCGATTGTGGTAGTGGGCAATCTAACCGCTGGTGGGAACGGCAAAACACCATTAGTGCTGTGGCTAGTGACAAAATTACAGCAGCGTGGTTGGCAGGTCGGTGTAATAGCGCGTGGCTACGGTGGGCGCTCGGCGCATTACCCGTTGCTGCTAGATGTTAGCAGTACTAGCGAACAGTGCGGTGATGAACCTTTTTTAATTTGGCAGCGCACAGGAGTACCGGTAGCGGTTGCACCCCAGCGCACTGCAGCGGCAGCAGCGCTGCTGCGCGCACAGCCACTGGACGTGGTTATTACTGATGACGGTTTGCAGCATTATGCTTTAGGGCGGGATATAGAGTGGGTAGTCATTGACGGTGAACGTAGATTCGGCAACGGCTGGTTGCTACCAGCAGGTCCTATGCGCGAACGAGCTAAGCGCTTGCGGCAGGTACAGGCGGTCATCGTCAACGGTGGTGATACTCGTTCTGGTGAAGTACCGATGCGCCTGGAAGCCGGTGCTGCTGTACATTTGCTGAGCGGAGAACATCGCGCTATCACAGGCTTAACGCCGATGGTAGCTATGGCCGGGATTGGTAATCCGGCGCGTTTTTTTGCCACTCTCCGCGCGAGAGGCGTGATTCCCGCAAGGGAATTTGCGTTCAGTGATCATCAAGCCTATAGGCAGCACATGCTCGAAAAGTTGGCTACACCTGATGAATATTTGCTCATGACCGAGAAGGACGCAGTAAAATGCTACTCATTTGCGCGCGATAATTGGTGGTATTTACCAGTATACGCGCTTCTACCAGCAGACGCGGAACAATTTTTGCTGATGCAAGTTGAGCAGTCCATCCGGCACTACCAGTCAGAGGCAGAAGGGGGCAAATAA
- the msbA gene encoding lipid A ABC transporter ATP-binding protein/permease MsbA, translating into MLNNKDLSTWQTFRRLWPMISPFKIGLIVATIALILNASSDTFMLSLLKPLLDDGFGQTTSTYILVWISLVVIGLMLLRGVSGFISNYCVSWVSGKVVMDMRRLLFNHIIDMPVSFFDQQSTGTLLSRITYDAEQIAESSADALITVIREGSSIIGLFTMMFYHNWQLSLILVLIIPVVSLAIRQVSKRYRQISKKMQNTMGQVANSAEQMLKGHKEVLIFGGKKLEKEHFNSVSNHMRQQEMKMVATSSLSDPLMQLIISLALAFVLYTASLPAVMETLTAGTITVVFSSMMALMRPLKALNNVNTQFQRGIAACQTLFSIFDMEIEKDEGTVEVERVQGEIVFEHVTFSYTGTETPSLRDISLTIPAGNTVALVGRSGSGKSTIAHLLTRFYDIQQGKILLDRIDLRAYKLVSLRNQVALVSQTVHLFNDTIANNIAYARQANYSREQVENAARMAYAMEFIENMKMGLDTVIGENGVILSGGQRQRIAIARALLRDCPILILDEATSALDTESERTIQKALDAVQKNRTSLVIAHRLSTIEKADEILVVEDGRIVERGNHDELIAGHGVYYQLHRLQVGK; encoded by the coding sequence ATGCTAAACAATAAAGATCTATCAACCTGGCAGACCTTCCGTCGCCTATGGCCGATGATCTCACCTTTCAAGATAGGTCTGATTGTTGCGACTATTGCCCTTATACTCAATGCCTCCAGCGATACCTTTATGTTATCGCTATTAAAACCGCTCCTGGATGACGGATTTGGTCAAACTACTAGCACCTACATTCTTGTCTGGATATCGCTGGTGGTGATTGGCCTGATGTTGCTGCGCGGCGTAAGTGGCTTTATTTCCAACTATTGCGTATCCTGGGTCTCGGGTAAAGTGGTGATGGACATGCGCCGCCTGCTGTTCAATCATATTATTGATATGCCAGTATCTTTTTTCGATCAGCAGTCTACAGGTACCTTGCTTTCGCGTATCACCTATGATGCTGAACAGATAGCTGAATCTTCCGCTGACGCGTTGATTACGGTAATTCGTGAAGGGTCATCTATCATCGGGCTGTTCACGATGATGTTCTATCATAATTGGCAACTGTCGCTAATTTTGGTTCTGATCATACCAGTGGTATCTTTGGCTATCCGGCAGGTATCTAAAAGATACCGTCAGATCAGCAAAAAAATGCAAAATACCATGGGGCAGGTTGCAAACAGCGCGGAGCAAATGCTTAAAGGGCATAAGGAAGTACTGATTTTTGGCGGCAAAAAGTTAGAAAAAGAGCATTTTAACAGTGTCAGTAACCACATGCGTCAACAGGAAATGAAAATGGTGGCTACCTCATCGCTCTCCGATCCGCTGATGCAGTTGATCATCTCTCTTGCGCTTGCTTTTGTTCTGTATACTGCCAGTTTACCAGCGGTCATGGAAACCTTGACCGCTGGTACTATTACTGTTGTCTTTTCTTCCATGATGGCCCTGATGCGACCGCTAAAAGCTCTTAATAACGTCAATACCCAGTTCCAACGAGGTATTGCTGCTTGCCAGACGTTATTTTCTATTTTCGATATGGAAATAGAAAAAGATGAGGGTACGGTAGAAGTTGAACGCGTTCAAGGTGAGATCGTCTTTGAACATGTTACCTTTTCCTATACGGGCACAGAGACACCATCGCTACGAGATATCAGCTTAACCATCCCAGCGGGTAATACCGTGGCGCTGGTGGGCCGCTCCGGCTCCGGTAAATCTACTATCGCACATTTGTTAACTCGTTTTTACGATATACAACAAGGCAAAATTCTACTCGATAGGATCGATTTGCGTGCCTATAAGCTAGTATCGCTGCGTAACCAAGTTGCGTTGGTTTCCCAAACCGTGCATTTATTTAATGATACTATCGCTAACAATATCGCTTATGCCCGCCAGGCAAACTATTCTCGTGAGCAGGTCGAAAACGCAGCTCGCATGGCCTACGCAATGGAGTTCATCGAGAACATGAAAATGGGTCTTGACACAGTAATAGGCGAAAACGGTGTCATACTCTCCGGCGGTCAGCGTCAACGCATCGCTATCGCGCGCGCTCTGCTGCGCGATTGCCCAATTCTTATCCTAGATGAAGCAACCTCGGCGCTTGATACTGAATCTGAACGAACAATCCAAAAAGCGCTGGATGCTGTGCAAAAAAATAGGACATCACTGGTGATCGCCCATCGTTTGTCCACAATTGAAAAAGCTGATGAAATTCTAGTGGTTGAGGATGGCAGGATTGTTGAGCGCGGTAATCATGACGAACTGATTGCGGGCCATGGGGTTTACTACCAGTTACACCGTTTACAGGTGGGTAAATGA
- the fabA gene encoding bifunctional 3-hydroxydecanoyl-ACP dehydratase/trans-2-decenoyl-ACP isomerase yields the protein MVDKCEVYTKEDLLASSRGELFGEKGPQLPAPNMLMIDRVVKMNEDGGYYNKGFVEAEQDIQPNMWFFGCHFIRDPVMPGCLGLEAMWQLIGFYLGWLGGEGKGRALGVGKVNFAGQILPSAKKVTYRINFRRVLNRKLVMGIADGELICDGTVIYTARNLTVGLLKETTR from the coding sequence ATGGTAGATAAATGCGAAGTGTATACTAAAGAAGATCTGCTGGCTTCCAGCCGTGGTGAACTTTTTGGAGAAAAGGGCCCTCAATTGCCTGCACCTAATATGCTGATGATAGACAGGGTGGTCAAAATGAACGAAGATGGCGGCTATTACAATAAAGGCTTTGTAGAAGCGGAACAAGATATTCAACCTAATATGTGGTTCTTCGGCTGTCATTTTATTCGTGACCCTGTGATGCCTGGTTGTTTGGGGCTGGAAGCTATGTGGCAGTTAATTGGTTTCTATTTAGGCTGGCTTGGCGGCGAAGGCAAAGGACGCGCGCTTGGCGTAGGTAAAGTTAACTTCGCCGGGCAGATTTTGCCAAGCGCAAAAAAAGTTACTTACCGTATTAATTTTCGCCGCGTGCTTAACCGAAAACTTGTGATGGGTATAGCTGACGGTGAATTAATATGTGACGGTACCGTAATTTATACGGCGCGCAATCTTACAGTAGGTCTATTAAAAGAGACCACCAGATGA
- a CDS encoding AAA family ATPase, whose amino-acid sequence MTNKNKLKGTDLLPDLACFAAIFNQPYPPLSAPLAMLQARLMDGLMQFCNSSRSPSRFMLLTAQENNDYFQLIAETVKQILDASSQNVSSRHLVADIGVSTQPATNMDRASCVWQSLVEYEQLFGALRFYRDVLYLQPGLVHRANGGILIVGVRALVRQPVLWLRLKHMILQQRFDWLPENTSRPLPVAVPSIPLNLRLIVVGNRAGLADLNAIEPELTSFAMYGEFESELCIIGPDKMAKWCSWVNTLAQQHGLPLLSADAWPVLVRQAIRYSGDHYQLPLCPHWLSRRLKEAAMYYGSKHEQLTATAFTDSEQKRSWRESYLSERMQYEIVASQIMLENEGHVVGQVNALSLLDFPGHPLPFCEPSRISCVVHVGDGEINDVEHKAELGGNLHTKGMLIIQAFLMSALKLDQQLPFSASLVFEQSYGEVDGDSASLAEGVALISALADKPINQQIAVTGSVDQFGHVQPIGGVNEKIEGFFAFCQARALTGAQGVILPTANVRHLCLHDDVIEAVSEGQFSLWAVDTIDDTLEILTAMSFDNDHLPNLLAAIRARISNFYLREQKLLPWCFRWLNWFNQRARND is encoded by the coding sequence TTGACCAATAAAAACAAGTTAAAAGGGACAGATTTGCTGCCCGATCTTGCCTGTTTCGCAGCAATATTTAACCAACCCTATCCGCCTCTATCAGCCCCTTTGGCCATGCTGCAGGCCCGTCTTATGGACGGATTGATGCAATTTTGTAATTCATCACGCTCGCCTAGTCGATTTATGCTTCTGACGGCACAAGAGAATAATGATTATTTTCAGCTAATTGCTGAGACGGTTAAACAGATTCTTGATGCTTCGAGTCAAAATGTTAGTAGCCGCCATCTCGTTGCCGATATAGGCGTTAGCACACAGCCGGCGACCAATATGGATCGTGCTTCCTGCGTATGGCAGTCTTTGGTTGAATATGAGCAGCTATTTGGCGCGCTGCGCTTCTATCGCGATGTGTTATATTTGCAACCAGGCCTGGTGCACCGCGCTAACGGTGGCATCCTCATCGTTGGCGTACGCGCGTTGGTACGCCAGCCTGTGCTATGGCTACGACTAAAGCATATGATCTTGCAGCAGCGCTTCGATTGGTTGCCGGAAAACACCAGCCGTCCATTACCGGTAGCCGTACCGTCGATACCGCTGAACTTACGGCTGATTGTAGTCGGCAATCGTGCAGGTTTAGCTGATCTTAATGCTATAGAACCAGAACTTACCAGTTTCGCAATGTATGGCGAATTTGAGTCAGAATTATGCATAATTGGCCCAGATAAGATGGCAAAATGGTGCTCATGGGTTAACACCTTAGCACAGCAACATGGATTACCGCTATTGAGTGCAGATGCGTGGCCGGTGCTTGTACGACAAGCAATCCGCTATAGCGGCGATCATTATCAGCTGCCTTTGTGTCCACATTGGCTCAGCCGACGCCTGAAAGAGGCGGCGATGTATTATGGCTCAAAACATGAGCAGCTTACCGCCACTGCGTTTACCGATAGTGAGCAAAAACGTAGCTGGCGAGAGAGTTATCTCAGCGAGCGCATGCAATATGAGATCGTCGCCAGCCAAATTATGTTGGAAAATGAAGGACATGTAGTCGGCCAAGTCAATGCCCTGTCGTTGTTGGATTTCCCTGGCCACCCGCTACCGTTCTGCGAACCATCTCGCATTAGCTGCGTAGTACATGTTGGCGATGGCGAAATCAACGACGTCGAACACAAAGCTGAACTTGGCGGCAATCTTCACACTAAGGGCATGCTAATCATTCAAGCATTTTTAATGTCAGCACTTAAGCTTGACCAACAGCTGCCTTTCTCCGCCTCACTGGTATTCGAGCAGTCTTATGGCGAAGTTGACGGAGACAGCGCTTCTTTGGCGGAAGGGGTAGCGCTTATTAGTGCGCTGGCGGATAAACCTATCAATCAACAAATAGCTGTCACCGGCTCGGTTGATCAATTTGGCCACGTACAGCCAATCGGTGGGGTCAATGAAAAAATAGAAGGCTTTTTTGCCTTTTGCCAGGCGCGCGCGTTGACCGGTGCTCAAGGAGTTATACTGCCAACAGCAAATGTACGCCACCTATGCTTGCATGACGATGTTATCGAGGCGGTTAGTGAGGGACAATTTTCCCTATGGGCGGTTGATACTATTGATGACACGTTGGAAATTCTGACCGCAATGTCTTTTGATAATGACCATCTGCCAAATCTGCTAGCTGCTATCCGTGCACGTATCTCTAATTTTTATCTGCGCGAACAAAAACTTTTGCCCTGGTGCTTCCGCTGGTTAAACTGGTTTAACCAGCGAGCAAGGAATGACTAG
- the fldA gene encoding flavodoxin FldA, which translates to MAYISIVFGSDTGNTENIAKMLQQKLGTEVADLFDIANSSEKDLEQYDRLLLGIPTWYYGEAQCDWDDFFPRLENIDFSSKMVAIFGCGDQEDYAEYFCDAMGTLRDIIEPKGATMVGHWPTSGYHFHASKGMVDDAHFIGLAIDEDRQPELTSERVDNWINQVRVEMNLS; encoded by the coding sequence ATGGCTTATATAAGCATTGTTTTTGGTAGTGACACTGGTAATACCGAGAATATTGCCAAGATGCTCCAACAAAAACTCGGTACCGAGGTCGCTGATTTATTTGACATTGCTAACAGTAGCGAAAAAGATTTAGAACAGTACGATAGGTTGTTACTAGGTATTCCTACTTGGTATTACGGCGAAGCCCAGTGCGACTGGGATGATTTTTTTCCCCGGTTAGAAAACATTGATTTCAGCAGTAAGATGGTTGCTATTTTCGGTTGCGGAGATCAGGAAGATTATGCTGAGTATTTCTGCGATGCTATGGGTACATTACGGGATATAATTGAACCAAAAGGCGCTACCATGGTCGGCCATTGGCCAACTTCTGGTTATCATTTTCATGCTTCAAAAGGTATGGTCGACGACGCTCACTTTATCGGTTTGGCCATTGATGAGGACCGGCAGCCAGAGCTAACTAGCGAGCGCGTAGATAACTGGATCAACCAAGTTCGTGTAGAAATGAATCTTAGTTAA
- the recC gene encoding exodeoxyribonuclease V subunit gamma, with the protein MLTVYHSNQLDMLKTITAALITGRPLRDPFQPEVIIVQSNGIAQWIQLELAANFGIAANLEFPRPASFIWQMFTRILPNIPEESALAKSNITWRLMALLPRLCQQPDCEVISEYLRDDHDHRKCFQFATRLAELFEQYMVYRPDWLENWQRGKLIANVHEKTQRWQASVWRVLIDDTAQAGKPLWHYANLYKRFIHTLVHSTMRPPGLPDRVFICGISSLPPTYLKVFQALGKHIDIHLLFTNPCRYYWGDILDHAVLRRLLHRHRWQYPQPKKEQALFRRPAQAESLFNTIGEQQHIGNPLLAAWGKQGRDHIYLLAQMEGIAEVDAFVEPAGNTLLSLLQRDILELENHTVISSSLVGQPLTQGNDQRPLRLDDRSLSLHVCHSTQREVEVLHDSLLAMMVEDQTLRPREIIVMVADIERYTPAIQAVFGNDGNKQRYLPFAISDRRVRHIHPVLSAFFSILELPCKHVDANQVLALLEVPALAARFAINEPGLRLLRQYMEESGICWGLDETLLSELMYATGQHIRQLAELLMQLRKWRDLLAQPRSIAAWINYICEIINDFFMPDADAEAALALLANQCQQVLKCCLQVGYNQPVPVTILQYELAARLDQEQLSQQFLTGTINFCTMMPMRSLAFRVICILGMNDSVYPRSIQPAWFNLMAQQPRSGDRCQRDDDRYMFLEALFSAQQRLYISFIGRDIQDNTPRYPSVLVSELIDYIAHSFYLLGDEYVDAENRAKRVRSHLLQWHSRMPFAPENFLPGSEHQSFAKEWLPAASAKGKPIPDFIAPLKAQPYYTLALDELLRFYHHPVRAWFVQRLALSVVHYKSLEQKTNEPFNLNGFTRYQLNDQLVNALINGENIAQLFHQWRAAGLLPDGAFGELYLAKQYQEMMVLSEKVRPWRLPETPRFQVSLTVNDIKLSGWLQRVQVNGLLRWRPGTLSTRDGLLLWLEHLAYCAMGGEGESRMFGVHGEWRFAPMNICQAKTFLLVMVTGYCQGMSSPLLLLPRSGGAWLSNSYDAMTKSIDRNERRQFQARNKLIQAWQGNYHVPGEGTDPYLQLLIRQLEAKHIEAMILAAERYLLPPVMFNIAHCEPTKRKKK; encoded by the coding sequence ATGTTAACCGTTTATCATTCTAATCAGTTAGATATGCTTAAGACCATTACCGCGGCGCTTATCACTGGCCGGCCGCTGCGCGATCCTTTCCAACCAGAAGTAATTATTGTGCAAAGCAACGGTATTGCACAGTGGATACAGTTGGAATTGGCGGCAAATTTCGGTATTGCTGCTAACCTGGAATTTCCACGGCCGGCGAGCTTCATTTGGCAGATGTTTACTCGCATCCTACCAAATATTCCTGAAGAAAGCGCATTGGCCAAATCTAACATTACCTGGAGACTTATGGCGCTGCTGCCACGTCTGTGCCAGCAGCCAGATTGTGAGGTAATAAGCGAATATTTGCGTGATGACCATGATCATCGTAAATGTTTTCAGTTCGCCACCAGGTTGGCTGAGTTGTTCGAACAGTATATGGTATACCGCCCTGACTGGCTGGAAAATTGGCAACGTGGCAAATTAATTGCTAACGTGCATGAAAAGACACAACGCTGGCAAGCATCTGTGTGGCGGGTATTGATAGATGATACAGCACAAGCCGGTAAACCTCTTTGGCATTACGCCAATCTTTATAAGCGTTTTATCCATACTTTGGTGCACAGTACGATGCGGCCGCCAGGATTGCCAGATAGAGTATTTATCTGCGGCATTTCTTCGCTGCCACCTACCTACCTAAAAGTTTTTCAAGCATTAGGAAAGCATATCGACATTCATCTGTTGTTCACCAATCCCTGCCGCTATTATTGGGGGGATATTCTTGATCACGCTGTTCTCAGGCGTCTGTTACACCGCCACCGCTGGCAATATCCACAACCGAAGAAAGAGCAAGCACTATTTAGGCGCCCAGCACAAGCAGAATCACTATTTAACACTATTGGAGAACAGCAGCACATAGGTAATCCGCTGCTGGCAGCCTGGGGCAAGCAGGGACGCGATCATATTTATCTGTTAGCGCAGATGGAAGGTATTGCAGAGGTGGATGCGTTTGTTGAGCCAGCGGGCAATACTTTATTGAGTCTGCTGCAGAGAGATATTCTAGAGCTTGAAAATCACACGGTTATTAGTAGTAGTCTTGTCGGTCAGCCGCTTACTCAGGGCAACGACCAGCGGCCACTACGGTTAGATGATCGCTCACTGAGCTTGCATGTCTGCCATAGCACGCAGAGGGAGGTGGAAGTTCTGCACGACAGCCTATTGGCGATGATGGTGGAAGACCAGACACTGCGCCCCCGCGAAATAATTGTAATGGTTGCCGATATTGAACGTTATACACCAGCGATCCAGGCTGTGTTCGGCAATGACGGCAACAAGCAGCGCTATCTGCCGTTCGCTATTTCTGACAGGAGGGTGCGGCATATTCATCCTGTGCTGTCAGCTTTTTTCAGTATACTAGAATTACCATGTAAACACGTTGACGCCAACCAGGTACTAGCGTTGCTGGAAGTCCCAGCGCTAGCAGCACGCTTTGCGATTAACGAGCCGGGACTTCGGCTATTGCGCCAGTATATGGAGGAATCAGGTATTTGTTGGGGACTGGATGAAACTTTACTCAGCGAGCTGATGTACGCTACTGGCCAGCATATTCGCCAACTGGCTGAGCTGTTGATGCAGCTACGCAAGTGGCGCGACCTGCTGGCCCAGCCCAGATCCATTGCCGCCTGGATCAATTACATATGCGAAATAATCAATGATTTCTTCATGCCAGACGCTGATGCAGAAGCGGCGCTAGCGCTGCTGGCAAATCAATGCCAGCAGGTACTGAAATGCTGCTTGCAGGTTGGATATAACCAACCGGTGCCGGTGACAATACTGCAGTATGAGCTTGCCGCACGGTTGGATCAGGAACAGTTAAGCCAACAATTTCTGACGGGAACTATTAACTTCTGTACTATGATGCCGATGCGTTCTCTTGCTTTCCGGGTAATATGCATACTAGGCATGAACGACAGCGTCTACCCGCGCTCAATTCAGCCGGCTTGGTTCAATCTGATGGCGCAGCAGCCACGAAGCGGCGATCGCTGCCAACGAGATGATGACCGTTATATGTTTCTAGAGGCGCTATTTTCTGCACAGCAGCGGCTGTATATTAGTTTTATCGGCCGTGATATTCAGGACAATACCCCGCGCTATCCTTCAGTACTGGTTAGTGAGCTGATTGATTATATCGCCCACAGTTTTTATCTACTTGGTGATGAGTACGTAGATGCTGAAAATAGAGCTAAACGTGTACGCTCGCATCTGTTGCAGTGGCATAGTCGCATGCCTTTCGCGCCGGAAAATTTTCTGCCAGGCAGCGAACACCAAAGTTTTGCAAAAGAGTGGCTGCCGGCTGCTAGTGCTAAGGGCAAGCCTATTCCAGATTTTATTGCGCCATTGAAAGCGCAGCCATACTACACGCTGGCCCTAGATGAACTGCTACGCTTTTATCACCACCCGGTTCGCGCCTGGTTTGTGCAGCGCTTGGCACTCTCTGTTGTTCACTATAAGTCGCTTGAACAGAAGACTAATGAACCGTTTAATCTCAACGGTTTTACCCGTTATCAACTCAATGATCAGCTGGTAAATGCTCTTATTAACGGTGAAAATATCGCCCAGTTATTCCACCAGTGGCGCGCCGCAGGTCTATTGCCAGATGGCGCGTTCGGCGAGCTGTATTTGGCAAAGCAGTACCAGGAGATGATGGTACTATCTGAAAAGGTGCGGCCATGGCGATTGCCAGAAACGCCAAGATTCCAAGTTTCTCTGACCGTGAACGATATAAAGCTATCCGGCTGGTTACAGCGGGTACAAGTTAATGGCTTGCTTCGCTGGCGTCCAGGCACGTTGTCTACCAGGGATGGTCTGCTGCTATGGTTAGAACACTTAGCTTACTGCGCCATGGGCGGCGAAGGTGAAAGCCGGATGTTTGGTGTGCACGGCGAGTGGCGGTTCGCACCTATGAACATCTGTCAAGCGAAAACATTTTTGCTGGTGATGGTTACTGGTTACTGTCAGGGGATGTCGTCTCCGCTGCTGCTTTTACCCCGCTCAGGAGGAGCATGGCTAAGTAACAGTTACGATGCAATGACCAAAAGCATCGACCGCAACGAGCGCAGGCAGTTTCAAGCCCGGAATAAACTAATCCAGGCTTGGCAGGGAAATTACCATGTTCCCGGAGAAGGCACTGATCCTTACCTCCAGCTGTTGATTCGTCAGCTGGAGGCAAAACATATTGAAGCGATGATATTGGCAGCTGAACGATATTTGCTACCACCTGTTATGTTTAATATAGCGCACTGTGAGCCAACAAAACGCAAAAAAAAATAA
- the rpsJ gene encoding 30S ribosomal protein S10, which yields MQNQRIRIRLKAFDHRLIDQSTAEIVETAKRTGAQVRGPIPLPIRKERFTILISPHVNKDARDQYEIRTHKRLVDIVEPTEKTVDALMRLDLAAGVDVQISLG from the coding sequence ATGCAGAACCAAAGAATCCGTATTCGTTTGAAAGCTTTTGATCATCGTCTGATAGATCAATCAACCGCTGAAATTGTCGAAACGGCCAAACGTACTGGTGCTCAGGTGCGTGGTCCGATACCTCTTCCGATACGAAAAGAGCGCTTTACCATTCTTATTTCTCCGCACGTCAACAAAGATGCGCGCGATCAGTATGAAATTCGTACTCATAAGCGTCTTGTTGACATAGTTGAGCCAACTGAAAAAACTGTTGATGCTCTGATGCGTCTAGACCTGGCGGCCGGTGTAGACGTGCAGATCAGCCTAGGTTAA
- the rplC gene encoding 50S ribosomal protein L3, whose protein sequence is MKGLIGRKMSMTRIFNKDGVSIPVTVIEIQVNRVTQIKELEHDGYRAIQVTVGTKKSNRLTKAEAGHFAKAGVEAGRGLWEFRVQDDDQVKVGQLITVAIFANVKKVDVTGTSKGKGFTGTVKRWNFRTQDATHGNSLSHRVPGSIGQNQTPGKVFKGKKIAGQLGNERITVQGLDVVRIDVERNLLLVKGAVPGATGGDLIVKPAVKA, encoded by the coding sequence ATGAAGGGTTTAATAGGACGTAAAATGAGTATGACTCGCATCTTCAACAAAGATGGCGTTTCTATCCCCGTCACCGTTATTGAAATACAAGTCAATCGTGTGACTCAAATTAAAGAACTGGAACACGACGGATACCGTGCAATCCAGGTTACGGTTGGAACCAAAAAAAGCAATCGCTTAACCAAAGCGGAAGCAGGTCATTTTGCTAAGGCTGGCGTTGAAGCTGGCCGAGGCCTGTGGGAATTTCGCGTCCAAGACGATGATCAAGTGAAAGTTGGCCAACTTATCACTGTGGCCATTTTTGCTAATGTAAAAAAAGTAGATGTTACTGGTACATCTAAGGGTAAAGGCTTTACCGGCACTGTAAAGCGCTGGAACTTCCGTACACAGGATGCTACCCACGGTAACTCTTTGTCCCACCGCGTTCCCGGTTCTATCGGTCAGAACCAGACTCCAGGTAAGGTATTCAAGGGTAAAAAAATAGCAGGCCAGCTAGGCAACGAACGCATAACTGTTCAGGGTCTGGACGTAGTTCGTATTGACGTAGAACGCAACCTACTGTTGGTTAAAGGCGCCGTACCGGGAGCCACTGGTGGTGACCTGATAGTTAAACCGGCTGTTAAGGCGTAA
- the rplD gene encoding 50S ribosomal protein L4, with product MELVLKDAQNALTVSDTTFGRDFNEALVNQVVVAYTAGARQGTRGQKNRAEVTGSGKKPWRQKGTGRARSGSVQSPIWRSGSVTFAAKTQDHSQKVNKKMYRGALKSILSELVRQDRLIVVEQFSIEAPKTKLLVQKLQEMALEDVLIITRKQDKNLFLAARNIYKVELCYAQGIDPVSLITFDKVVITVDAVKQVEEMLA from the coding sequence ATGGAATTGGTATTGAAAGACGCGCAAAACGCGCTGACTGTTTCCGACACTACCTTCGGGCGTGACTTCAATGAAGCACTGGTTAACCAAGTGGTGGTGGCTTACACAGCTGGTGCTCGTCAGGGGACCCGTGGTCAGAAAAATCGTGCCGAGGTTACTGGTTCAGGTAAAAAACCATGGCGTCAGAAAGGTACCGGTCGTGCACGTTCCGGTAGCGTTCAGAGCCCTATTTGGCGTTCTGGTAGCGTCACTTTTGCCGCAAAAACGCAAGATCATAGCCAGAAAGTAAATAAGAAGATGTACCGTGGAGCGCTGAAAAGCATTCTATCTGAACTGGTACGTCAGGATCGTTTAATCGTTGTTGAACAATTCTCGATCGAAGCGCCGAAAACAAAACTGCTAGTACAGAAACTGCAAGAGATGGCGTTAGAAGATGTACTGATTATTACTCGCAAACAGGACAAAAATTTGTTCCTAGCTGCACGTAATATATACAAAGTAGAGTTATGCTACGCCCAAGGTATCGACCCGGTTAGTTTGATCACCTTCGATAAAGTAGTTATAACAGTTGATGCTGTTAAGCAAGTTGAGGAGATGCTGGCATGA